The nucleotide sequence AGCCCTGCCTATTCCCTGTCCTGCTCCTGTTACAACAGCCACCCTGTCCTTGAGCCTCATTGCTTTTCCCTCAGTCCAGATCCCCTTCCAGATCCTGGAAAAGGTCCTCTAGCTTGTAAAGAAGTCCATCGAGACCCTCTCGCTCCCACCTGGCCGGCTTTTCTCTTATGAGATCCCGCAATTCCACCAGGCCGGGCAGGTGTTTGCGGCTCAAAGCCAACACCCATGAACAAGACAAAACCTTCTTAGGAGGCGCGCACAAATTACCATGGGAGGCCATGCATGTAAAGCCGGGTTGATCCCCTAAGGGATCCCTGGACAAAAGGCTGCCACCGGGTGATCATGCAACCGTGGGCAGCTCACGAGTCCCACAAGCAGCCTTCTAGGTTTCCGGGAGTATCCTTGAAAATTGTTCTGGAAATCCAAAGCCTCGGACACAGGGCAATAGGCATAGGCCGCCACGAGGGAAAGGTGGTGATGGTGCCCTTTTGTGCGCCTGGGGATAGGCTGGAGGTGGAGATCCTCAAAAGCCACAAGAGCTATGATGAGGCAAGGCTTCTTAGGGTGCTAGAGCCTTCTGCTCAACGCCAAGATCCGCCTTGCCCTTATTTTGGGAAATGTGGAGGTTGTCAGCTTCAACATATTGCCATCGCCCACCAGCGTTTTCTAAAAGAGAGAATACTGAGAGATTTTCTCCAGGCTCAGGCAGGAGTCCCTGGGGAAAAGATGCTTCCCATTCTTGCAGATCCCATGGAGTTGGGTTACAGATGCCGCCTAGATCTGCATGTTCTGTGGGAGGATCTGCCCAGGCTTGCCTTCGCCTCTTGGGGATCCTCAAAGCTCTTCGAGGTGCACGAATGTCTCTTGGCCATGGAAACACTCAAAGGGTGTTTTTCGGAGGCTAGGGAGCTTCTGTCCAAGGCTCCCAGGGGAGCAGTCAGACGAGTGGAAATGGCTTGCGACGGGCAGGGTCCGGGCAAGACCTTTTTCTTTTCCGTCTCAGGCCTGCCACCATCTGGCAGTTTCCAGGACTTGAGATCCAGGGCCAGCACCATCGAGGGCCTTCGCGCCCTGTGCATAGGTCGAGGCGTGGGGAACAAGGCAAGGACCCTGTGGAGATCCAGTGATCCGTGGGAGGGGATATGGATACCCGCATGCGATGCACAGGGAAAGGAATTTCACCTGGAGGTTTGGCCTGGGGTTTTCACCCAGGTGAATCCCAGGATGAACCGGATGCTCACCCAAACAGTGGCCTCTTGGGCAGAAGAATTGGCCCCCAAGTCTATTCTGGATGTGTACGCAGGCATGGGAAACTTGAGCTTTGCTGTTTCACCCCTGGCTTCCAGGGTTACGGCCTTGGAGGTAAATCCCAGGGCAGTAGCCAATGGGCTTGCCAA is from bacterium and encodes:
- a CDS encoding class I SAM-dependent RNA methyltransferase, with product MKIVLEIQSLGHRAIGIGRHEGKVVMVPFCAPGDRLEVEILKSHKSYDEARLLRVLEPSAQRQDPPCPYFGKCGGCQLQHIAIAHQRFLKERILRDFLQAQAGVPGEKMLPILADPMELGYRCRLDLHVLWEDLPRLAFASWGSSKLFEVHECLLAMETLKGCFSEARELLSKAPRGAVRRVEMACDGQGPGKTFFFSVSGLPPSGSFQDLRSRASTIEGLRALCIGRGVGNKARTLWRSSDPWEGIWIPACDAQGKEFHLEVWPGVFTQVNPRMNRMLTQTVASWAEELAPKSILDVYAGMGNLSFAVSPLASRVTALEVNPRAVANGLANAHRLGVENLTWICGSAQRELLGMISKGQRFQLVILDPPRSGAMELLEALASLRPEAVIYVSCEPSTLARDLNYLQSKAGYKVEKVQPLDMFPQTFHLESISLLMA